The sequence below is a genomic window from Sceloporus undulatus isolate JIND9_A2432 ecotype Alabama chromosome 5, SceUnd_v1.1, whole genome shotgun sequence.
ttctatgagttgcactggaggacatagagattcctagaaaggtgttctcttgggtaattctaattccttttaaaagttaaaaatagctAAAAACAGCCAGAGTAGGTTTTGCTGCCCACTGGAGGTTTCCTTCTGATATGGAGCCAGCTGACCTCTCTTGGAAGGGACTTCCATGGGTATTGGCACAAAGGAAGCCCAGTCCCAACCTAACATCAAGGGGTGCTGAACAAGTGACAGTGCCTCCACTAGGAAGTTTATATGAGGGGGATACAAAGGTGGGGTAGAGTAgtcaagcagcaggcaagatcaGAATTAGTAATTGCCTAGACTGGTAATTTAAAAGACTGGTTAGTCATCAATGTTCTCCTTTAAAGGTTCTTTGCCTCTGAAGTCAAGAGAGCACCAAAGACAACTGAAATTAGCTCCTTGCCTACATGCCAGATGAATCATTTTTCTCATAAATCTTCAAAAATAATTGATAAGAAGAATAGTGGACatttaaaaatgggagaaaaactcTGGTTGAACCCTGATGATGAAGAGCATAGGCTGTGTTTTGTCACTTCTGAGAGCTCCACAAACATCACCAGGCATATTTTGCTTACCCTTAGCTGTATCATAGACGCCAAAATATGCTGCTCTGTAGATAATGATGCCCTGGACTGACACGTTGAATCCCAAGTAGAGACCTTTCAGGCCATCAGATTTGTAGATCTTGGCAATACAGTTGCCTAACCCAGTGAACTGCCTTTCGTTCAGGCCTTTCCCCACATCAGCCGCTAGCCTGGTCCTGGCAAAATCCAGAGGGTAAACAAAGCAGAGAGATGTTGCTCCTGCAGCACCCCCAGAGGCCAGGTTGCCAGCAAAGTAACGCCAGAACTGCTTGTGCCTATCCACGCCCCCAAGGAAGATCTGCTTGTACTTGTCCTTGAAAGCAAAGTTGAGGGCCTGGGTGGGGAAGTAGCGGATGACATTGGCCAGGTTGCCTCTCCAGAAGGATATGATGCCTTGCTCCTTGGGGATCCTTACCACACAGTCTATGATACCCTTGTATTGGTTTGCGGCTGTGATCTGCTGGCTGGCATGCTGGACCTGTTGAAAGAAGGGAGAGCAAAGCAGGAAGGGGAAGAAGTGGAAAGGAGGATCACTGTCACCCAAGtcattatggcaactctaaggtgaacttatcatggggttttcttggcaagatttgttcagaggagatttgtcattgctttcccctgaggctgagagtaagtgatttgcccaaagtcacccaccaggtttcatggctgagcgggatttgaaccctggtctccaaagtggtactccaacactcaaaccactacaccacactggctctcttacaaCATCTCTAAGGAAAGAAACAGCCATTCCCATTTCTGCAACTGCAGTCTTATCTCTCATTTGCTGCCAAAGCAGGCCATCTACTTCATACAGGACAAACACACAACCGTTGCACAGAATGCCCAACTACTTACCTTGGGCATCAGAACTGTGTGGTTTCTCTTCCCCTCATCAAATAAttattcttagaatcatagagttcaccCCAccatattgtattatgttgtagTTTGATTTCCATTATAGCACATAAACCTTTAATTATTTTGGTTATTCTGGTGTGTTTATGTCTATAACATAAAAAAAGGATGATGCTATTTTCAGCAAGATGGGAAATTATCTGGTCACATCATCTTTCTTCCATCTATATCACCCTCTCAAGAAAGGTCCTTCAGTTGACCTCTGTCCACTCTCACACCACTGGTAGCAAAGCGTATTTATATATTGGTCTAGTCCAATATTACTGGAACATTCTGGTTTGAAATCCAAATCCTAGGCTTCATTGCTAAGaaaagctcactgggtgaccttaggccagTCTGTGTCTTTCATCTTGACCTTCCTCACAGGGACACtggtatgaaaagggatctttagcagctttgagattaactgtgcaaaagaagttgttcgtagacttggtctacttactcagatgcaaCTGGATCTGAAAGTCAATGAAAATCTATGTAAACttgtgctacaatttcttttgtgtTATGAAaacctacgaaagctcatgctacaacttctttcgcacagttaATCTCAAGGTCCCATAAGATTCCATTGGCACATTGAtattcccagactaacatggctatgtctttgaaatccACCTTGCGAGGATACtgtgaggagaaaggggaaatacAGGAGCTGTTCATTCTGCCTTGAATTCGTTAAAAAAAGGCAGGATTTAAATATTAAGTTTGTTGCGCGCcataaagtcatttctgactcacggcaaccctaaagtgacccaggatttgttcagaggaggtttgcccttcccttctcctgaggctgagagagtgtgacttgcccaaggtcacccagtgggttttgtggccatgtgagagtcacaatccaacactcaaaccactatgccataaccacacacacaagcatacttaaaaaacaacaacatacatgtGCAAATACCAGTTTCACTGACATTACGTTGACATTTTAAAGTTTGTACCCTTTGACTAATGATGGGTACTTTTGGGATTGGCAGCATACGCAATGGTACcccactgccaccacctccaCCAGAGCGAAAGACCTACGATCTGAGGGCACACTTACACTTTATAAACTGCTTTAGGGCATGCTAGTTAAATGcactaatgataataataattataatatttatttaagcAGTACATAAATGTCCTTGCGATTGCTATTTGTCCCTTACACTGGCTGCCCTGTGCTATAAACAgagctgagggagggagggctcttgtgTAACCAGAACTGCCCAAGTGGAGTGTCCATATTTAGTCACTCCAGGCTTGTGCCCATCTGACTCCAAGAATTCCCACTCCTCTGGTCTCAAGGCAGAAGTCTGCAGGATTCTTGCCTTTAAACATGCTGCCCCAACTTGAATTGGGGAGAAGGGATTCCCCTCATTGCCATTCCCAGAAGGAACTCGTGTCTTTGTAAGACCTAGGTTGGATCCACAGTGGAGGATGAACCCACTTTGAGCCCGCTTTAAGggccatggctccaggctatggaattctgggggtggtaaaccctctctgaagaagaaacttgccaagccccataatagggttgcctttttagggtcgccctaagcaaccttgggcaagtcgcactctctcagcctcagaacaagaAACTCGCAAACCCACTCTGgaaaaagaaacttgccaagagagagtcgccatgagtcagaaaggcTCTGTTCTGGTCCCTCGACAAACAAAACCGCCCCCCAGAACAGAATTCCATACAGCCATGGGGCCATGAGCGCTTAAAGCGGGCTCAAACCGGGTTAATCGTCCAGTGCGGATGCCATGCAACTCTTACTCCTCGAGCTTGGCCGAAAGCCGGTGCCAGTGAAAGGTGGCACAGAGTGGGGCGCGCTGGTGGTGAGCCCCTGGGTCCCTCTTTCCCCGTCCTCCCCGGACGCTGGGCACCCCTTTCCCTTACCTGGAGCAGCAGCTTGACCCTCTCGATGGGGGCCACCGCTGTTTTGGAGATGGCTGCGGCGATCCCTCCCGCCAAAAAGTCTTTGAGGAAACTGAGCGCCTGGTCAGCCATGGTGGAGGGGGCAAAGAGGGGGGGCCAAGCCCAGGACCCTCGGGTCACAGGGAGGAGGGGGCTTCTTCCCTCCTTCGAAACAAAACCACCCGCAGCAAGGCACCCCCAGCCCAAGGCAGCCCTCTACCTCCCCAGCCCTTGCTCCAAATGGAGAGGGTCCTGGGCTCCCCCGACTATTTATAGCCCCCCTGGGTCTCGCGATAAGAGGAGGGTCTGCAGGGCAGGCATTGGTCAGGAGAGCCCCCTCTCTGTGGCTGGGGCTCTTGCCCTGGGCCGGGGACGTCTGCAAGGGCAGAGCAAAGTCGCACCCCCTCCAGCCACACCATGTGCTGCAGGAGAAGCGGCTATTAATAGCCCCCCGAAGGCCAGCCCTGAGTGAGGGGAGCCAGGGGCAGAGAGGGAACCCTTGGGAAGGGATAGGGAAGGCCCAG
It includes:
- the SLC25A4 gene encoding ADP/ATP translocase 1, which codes for MADQALSFLKDFLAGGIAAAISKTAVAPIERVKLLLQVQHASQQITAANQYKGIIDCVVRIPKEQGIISFWRGNLANVIRYFPTQALNFAFKDKYKQIFLGGVDRHKQFWRYFAGNLASGGAAGATSLCFVYPLDFARTRLAADVGKGLNERQFTGLGNCIAKIYKSDGLKGLYLGFNVSVQGIIIYRAAYFGVYDTAKGMLPDPKNVHIIVSWMIAQTVTAVAGLVSYPFDTVRRRMMMQSGRKGADIMYKGTIDCWKKIAKDEGGKAFFKGAWSNVLRGMGGAFVLVLYDEIKKYV